In one window of Solanum pennellii chromosome 2, SPENNV200 DNA:
- the LOC107010753 gene encoding polygalacturonase-like, with the protein MSPLAIFFLFLINSSLAANTNIYNVQNYGAKSDGKTDSSKAFLNAWAAACASNTPSTINVPAGKYMIHNAYFNGQTCKSKAITIRIDGTLLAPSDYNVIGNEENWIKFEKVNGVSIYGGTFDGQGAALWACKNSNNKNCPDGTTALTFYNSNNIIMSGVTVQNSQKFQIMVDGCRNVKLQGVKVSAPGNSPNTDGIHVKLSSGVSIMNSHIGTGDDCISIGPGTSNLWIEGIACGPGHGISIGSLGWKQQELGVQNVTVKTVTFSGTTNGVRVKTWARPSNGFVRNILFQHLVMVNVKNPIIIDQNYCPNHESCPHQGSGIKISDITYQDIHGTSATKIAVKLDCSKTKPCSGITLEGVNLSYQNQQTEASCVNARGRVSGLQKTTNCLLKN; encoded by the exons ATGAGTCCCTTAGCtattttcttcctctttttaATCAACTCATCATTAGCAGCAAATACTAATATTTACAATGTCCAAAATTATGGAGCAAAATCCGATGGAAAAACTGATTCATCAAAAGCCTTTTTGAATGCATGGGCAGCAGCCTGTGCTTCTAATACCCCTTCCACTATTAATGTACCAGCTGGAAAATACATGATTCACAATGCATATTTCAATGGACAAACATGCAAGAGCAAAGCTATTACTATACGCATTGATGGGACTCTCTTAGCTCCATCTGATTATAATGTGATTGGCAATGAAGAAAATtggataaaatttgaaaaagtcaATGGCGTTTCCATCTATGGTGGTACCTTTGATGGTCAAGGTGCTGCTCTTTGGGCTTGCAAGAACTCCAACAACAAGAATTGCCCTGATGGCACTACG GCATTGACTTTTTACAACTCAAACAACATTATAATGAGTGGAGTAACCGTACAAAATAGCCAAAAGTTTCAAATTATGGTAGACGGATGTCGTAACGTAAAACTTCAAGGAGTAAAGGTATCAGCTCCAGGAAATAGTCCCAACACAGATGGAATTCATGTAAAATTATCATCAGGAGTTAGCATTATGAACTCACATATTGGTACTGGAGACGATTGCATCTCTATTGGCCCTGGAACTTCAAACTTATGGATTGAAGGCATTGCTTGTGGCCCTGGCCATGGAATAAG CATTGGAAGCTTAGGTTGGAAACAACAAGAGTTGGGAGTCCAAAATGTGACAGTTAAGACTGTGACTTTCAGTGGAACAACAAATGGTGTGAGAGTGAAAACTTGGGCAAGGCCAAGCAATGGCTTTGTTAGAAATATTCTGTTTCAACATCTTGTTATGGTTAATGttaaaaacccaatcatcataGATCAAAATTATTGTCCTAATCATGAAAGTTGTCCTCATCAG GGTTCTGGTATAAAGATAAGCGATATAACATATCAAGACATACATGGAACATCAGCTACAAAGATCGCAGTAAAACTTGATTGTAGCAAAACTAAGCCATGCAGCGGCATAACACTTGAAGGTGTGAATCTTAGTTATCAAAATCAGCAGACTGAAGCTTCATGTGTTAATGCAAGAGGAAGAGTTTCTGGTTTACAAAAAACTACCAATTGCCTATTGAAAAATTAG